The proteins below come from a single Vanessa tameamea isolate UH-Manoa-2023 chromosome 15, ilVanTame1 primary haplotype, whole genome shotgun sequence genomic window:
- the LOC113396546 gene encoding connectin: MERRIARIMYILIIFALVNEMSIAVQAKDNNKRRSKEKMGGFHKNICDITDRDSKVHCYCENTREPRNATKAECWVFNGGIPRDDLIWQSFASQPFLQTLSFNVRVDGALGYVPTKALQYLQRLISINIKYGNIVDISSHAFANLTNLKEVSISQNQIETLQQYAFAYLPNLTVVNLEENMILEIGRDSFFDVPKLQKLVFTKNNISTISNGAFQHAFNLLELDLNKNNIFHLNRHTFDGLANLRKLDLRRNRIYNLTEFTFAELWNLQELLLGKNELKYISERAFDGLSQLRKLSLDDNKLASLPSGLFEGVRGLSSLDLRSNELHALTFDNIKPILDNLKPSGSNLLLEENNFVCDCRLQWMHILRNETKSQNTKDSLEGVTCKMDPPIVSSAYNKMPDVITNVNQKLLHADATLDKFTKTNETDKKLHEIKDMVNEINAKKGVKRNVLKIPPETLPCPAETRKTTETPPFVVDPVIPIQNEMKTFRFQEMNAAHNMPFVFGLILWSVCFVFFFT; the protein is encoded by the exons ATGGAGCGAAGAATAGCAAGGATTATGTACATCCTAATAATATTCGCGCTAGTTAATGAAATGTCGATCGCCGTTCAAGCGAAAGATAACAATAAGAGGCGCAGTAAAGAAAAAATGGGAGGATTCCACAAGAATATCTGTGACATAACCGATCGCGATTCTAAAGTCCATTGCTACTGTGAGAATACAAGAGAACCTAGAAATGCAACAAAGGCCGAATGCTGGGTATTCAATGGCGGTATACCCCGCGACGACCTCATCTGGCAAAGTTTCGCCTCCCAACCATTTTTGCAAACTTTATCTTTTAACGTTCGTGTCGATGGCGCGCTAGGCTACGTGCCGACCAAAGCGCTTCAGTACTTACAAAGacttatatctataaatatcaaGTATGGTAACATAGTTGACATTAGCTCTCACGCGTTCGCCAATTTAACTAATTTGAAAGAGGTATCGATTTCACAAAATCAGATTGAAACTTTGCAGCAGTATGCATTCGCCTACCTTCCTAATTTAACTGTGGTTAATTTAGAAGAAAATATGATATTAGAAATTGGGAGGGACTCGTTCTTTGACGTTCCGAAATTGCAAAAACTTGTGtttaccaaaaataatatatcgacaATTAGTAACGGGGCATTTCAACATGCATTCAATTTGTTAGAATTGGACCTCAACAAAAACAACATATTCCATCTGAACCGTCACACGTTTGATGGATTGGCTAACTTAAGGAAATTGGATCTCAGACGTAACCGAATTTACAACCTGACCGAATTCACGTTCGCCGAATTGTGGAATTTACAAGAGTTGCTTTTGGGAAAgaacgaattaaaatatatatcagagAGAGCGTTCGATGGTTTATCCCAACTCCGTAAGTTGTCCCTCGATGACAATAAACTGGCGTCGCTTCCCTCCGGTTTATTCGAGGGCGTAAGGGGTCTCAGTTCCCTAGATTTGCGTTCCAACGAACTACACGCTTTAACTTTCGACAACATCAAGCCCATATTGGATAATTTGAAGCCTTCAGGCAGCAATTTGCTACTCGAAg agAATAACTTCGTTTGCGACTGCAGATTGCAATGGATGCATATATTACGGAACGAAACAAAAAGTCAGAATACAAAAGATTCGTTGGAAGGAGTGACGTGTAAAATGGATCCACCGATCGTTAGCTCCGCATACAACAAGATGCCAGACGTTATTACGAATGTTAACCAAAAATTATTACACGCTGATGCTACTTtagataaatttactaaaacaaatgaaacagaCAAGaaattacatgaaataaaagatatggtaaatgaaataaatgctaAGAAAGGTGTTAAgagaaatgttttgaaaattccACCCGAAACACTCCCGTGTCCCGCAGAAACGAGGAAAACAACCGAGACTCCACCATTCGTAGTAGATCCTGTGATTCCaattcaaaatgaaatgaaGACGTTTAGATTTCAAGAGATGAATGCTGCTCATAACATGCCTTTTGTGTTCGGCCTTATATTATGGAGTGTTTGTTTTGTGTTCTTCTTCACTTAG